A window from Bos indicus isolate NIAB-ARS_2022 breed Sahiwal x Tharparkar chromosome 1, NIAB-ARS_B.indTharparkar_mat_pri_1.0, whole genome shotgun sequence encodes these proteins:
- the NDUFV3 gene encoding NADH dehydrogenase [ubiquinone] flavoprotein 3, mitochondrial isoform X1: protein MAASLLLRQGRAGALKTVLLEAGVFRGVAPAVSLSAESGKNEKGLPPNPKKQSPPKNVVEPKERGQQLAPPTADAVSKTLSAPTSSPSVVSQSRTLASPNPDASVLHTDQGLPKLLSRKTLVEFPQKVVSPFRKQGSDSEAAQWGRRGTDDSSSSSSSSSSSDSESDEEGDRSGAGPQVKSKRRGGSPVAEASRSSADRTPKTEISAKEKTVSQQPHLDLTPAGRPRKAEKKGASSQHPEDRKGTKPKTAVPKSQATEESMKQNVKEKQSQKISRSNKIDKESQKPLEVKKVLSDRTPWGLSTHPAGGLAPTPSTGTRAGGQPPAPPPEARGSLLEKQVPEADGELALPLFKTEKLEKQAAEGILKAEEEILEDQLPMQNLKPAPVQNKDVLDEKPAVLKLEEKGGIVEDPAAQVEGQDHAQEPVSAAPTEPFDNTTYKNLQHHDYSTYTFLDLNLDLSKFRMPQPSSGRESPRH from the exons ATGGCGGCCTCGCTTCTGCTGCGGCAAGGACGAGCCGGGGCGCTGAAG ACTGTGCTTCTGGAAGCAGGCGTGTTTCGAGGAGTTGCTCCTGCAGTTTCTCTCTCTGCAGAatcaggaaagaatgaaaagggaTTACCACCGAACCCCAAGAAGCAGAGCCCACCAAAGA ATGTAGTGGAACCAAAGGAGAGGGGCCAGCAGCTCGCCCCCCCAACAGCAGATGCGGTGTCCAAAACCTTATCTGCACCCACTTCCTCCCCATCAGTTGTGAGCCAAAGCAGGACGCTAGCGAGCCCTAACCCCGATGCCAGTGTGCTGCACACAGACCAAGGGCTTCCGAAGCTTTTGTCAAGAAAGACTTTGGTAGAGTTTCCTCAGAAAGTCGTGTCTCCATTCAGAAAACAGGGTTCAGATTCAGAAGCAGCCCAGTGGGGCAGGAGAGGGACGGATGAttcttcttcatcttcatcttcatccAGCTCCTCTGATTCAGAGTCTGACGAGGAGGGCGACCGCTCAGGAGCAGGTCCTCAGGTGAAGAGCAAACGCAGGGGAGGGTCTCCCGTAGCAGAGGCCTCACGTTCCTCTGCAGATAGAACCCCCAAAACTGAGATATCAGCCAAAGAAAAGACAGTGTCGCAGCAGCCACACCTGGACCTCACCCCTGCAGGGAGGCCCCGCAAGGCAGAGAAAAAAGGGGCCTCCAGTCAGCACCCGGAGGACAGAAAGGGCACCAAACCCAAAACCGCAGTGCCCAAGTCACAAGCCACGGAGGAGTCTATGAAGCAAAATGTAAAGGAGAAACAATCGCAGAAGATATCTAgatcaaacaaaatagacaaagaaaGCCAAAAGCCACTTGAAGTTAAAAAAGTCTTGTCTGACCGTACACCGTGGGGATTGTCCACACATCCTGCTGGCGGTCTGGCGCCCACCCCATCAACAGGAACCAGAGCCGGGGGGcagcctccagcccctcctcctgaGGCCAGAGGGAGCCTTTTGGAGAAACAAGTACCAGAAGCAGATGGGGAGCTGGCTCTTCCCCtgttcaaaacagaaaaattggaaaagcaGGCAGCAGAAGGAATCTTAAAGGCTGAGGAAGAGATTTTGGAAGATCAGCTGCCCATGCAAAATTTGAAGCCAGCCCCTGTTCAGAATAAAGATGTTCTGGACGAAAAGCCCGCAGTCCTGAAGCTTGAGGAAAAGGGCGGGATCGTGGAGGACCCGGCCGCTCAAGTGGAAGGCCAGGACCACGCACAGG AGCCTGTGTCGGCTGCTCCCACAGAGCCGTTTGACAACACCACCTACAAGAACCTTCAGCATCATGACTACAGCACATACACCTTCTTAGACCTAAACCTGGACCTCTCCAAGTTCAGGATGCCCCAGCCCTCTTCAGGACGGGAGTCCCCCCGCCACTGA
- the NDUFV3 gene encoding NADH dehydrogenase [ubiquinone] flavoprotein 3, mitochondrial isoform X2 — translation MAASLLLRQGRAGALKTVLLEAGVFRGVAPAVSLSAESGKNEKGLPPNPKKQSPPKKPVSAAPTEPFDNTTYKNLQHHDYSTYTFLDLNLDLSKFRMPQPSSGRESPRH, via the exons ATGGCGGCCTCGCTTCTGCTGCGGCAAGGACGAGCCGGGGCGCTGAAG ACTGTGCTTCTGGAAGCAGGCGTGTTTCGAGGAGTTGCTCCTGCAGTTTCTCTCTCTGCAGAatcaggaaagaatgaaaagggaTTACCACCGAACCCCAAGAAGCAGAGCCCACCAAAGA AGCCTGTGTCGGCTGCTCCCACAGAGCCGTTTGACAACACCACCTACAAGAACCTTCAGCATCATGACTACAGCACATACACCTTCTTAGACCTAAACCTGGACCTCTCCAAGTTCAGGATGCCCCAGCCCTCTTCAGGACGGGAGTCCCCCCGCCACTGA